One window from the genome of Streptomyces sp. WZ-12 encodes:
- a CDS encoding acyl-CoA dehydrogenase family protein, with product MSLDHRLPDELEELRRTVEAFAHDVVAPEIGAYYEQHAFPYDIVRQMGQMGLFGLPFPEEYGGMGGDYLALGIALEELARVDSSVAITLEAGVSLGAMPIYRFGTEEQKREWLPKLCSGEVLGAFGLTEPDGGSDAGATRTTAVRDGEDWVINGSKCFITNSGTDITGLVTVTAVTGRKADGSPLISAIIVPSGTPGFTVAAPYSKVGWNASDTRELSFSDVRVPVGNLLGEEGRGYAQFLRTLDEGRIAIAALATGLAQGCVDESVKYAKERHAFGRPIGANQAIQFKLADMEMRAHTSRLAWRDAASRLVHGEPFKKEAALAKLYSSEIAVDNAREATQIHGGYGFMNEYPVARMWRDAKILEIGEGTSEVQRMLIARELGF from the coding sequence ATGTCCCTGGACCACCGTCTACCCGACGAGCTGGAGGAACTCCGGCGCACCGTGGAGGCGTTCGCGCACGACGTCGTCGCCCCGGAGATCGGCGCGTACTACGAGCAGCACGCCTTCCCCTACGACATCGTCCGCCAGATGGGGCAGATGGGTCTGTTCGGCCTGCCGTTCCCCGAGGAGTACGGCGGGATGGGCGGCGACTACCTGGCGCTGGGCATCGCCCTGGAGGAGCTGGCCCGGGTCGACTCCTCGGTGGCCATCACCCTGGAGGCCGGCGTCTCGCTGGGCGCCATGCCGATCTACCGCTTCGGCACCGAGGAGCAGAAGCGGGAGTGGCTGCCGAAGCTGTGCAGCGGCGAGGTGCTGGGCGCGTTCGGCCTCACCGAACCGGACGGCGGCTCGGACGCCGGCGCCACCCGCACCACGGCCGTCCGTGACGGCGAGGACTGGGTCATCAACGGCAGCAAGTGCTTCATCACCAACTCCGGTACGGACATCACCGGTCTGGTGACCGTCACCGCGGTCACCGGCCGCAAAGCCGACGGCTCCCCGCTCATCTCCGCGATCATCGTGCCGTCCGGCACCCCCGGCTTCACCGTCGCCGCCCCGTACTCCAAGGTCGGCTGGAACGCCTCCGACACCCGCGAGCTCTCCTTCTCCGACGTCCGCGTCCCGGTCGGCAACCTCCTCGGCGAGGAGGGCCGCGGCTACGCCCAGTTCCTGCGCACCCTCGACGAGGGCCGGATCGCCATCGCCGCCCTGGCGACGGGCCTGGCCCAGGGCTGCGTCGACGAATCGGTCAAGTACGCCAAGGAGCGGCACGCCTTCGGCCGCCCGATCGGCGCCAACCAGGCCATCCAGTTCAAGCTGGCCGACATGGAGATGCGCGCCCACACCTCCCGACTGGCCTGGCGCGACGCCGCCTCCCGCCTCGTCCACGGCGAACCGTTCAAGAAGGAGGCGGCGCTCGCCAAGCTCTACTCCTCCGAAATCGCGGTGGACAACGCCCGCGAGGCCACCCAGATCCACGGCGGCTACGGCTTCATGAACGAGTACCCGGTCGCCCGCATGTGGCGCGACGCCAAGATCCTGGAAATCGGCGAGGGCACCAGCGAGGTCCAACGCATGCTGATCGCGAGGGAGTTGGGGTTCTAG
- a CDS encoding hydroxymethylglutaryl-CoA lyase has product MTEPIATPAAGLPMEVAAEGLPTRVRIHEVGPRDGLQNEQTVVPTETKAEFIRRLAAAGLPVIEATSFVHPKWVPQLADAERLFPMLDGLDPRQLPVLVPNERGLSRALALGARRIAVFGSATESFARANLNRTVDEALAMFEPVVRRARDEKVHVRGYLSMCFGDPWEGPVPIAQVVRVCRALFDLGCDELSLGDTIGVATPGHVQHLLAALNEAGVPTSALGVHFHDTYGQALANTFAALQHGVTTIDASAGGLGGCPYAKSATGNLATEDLVWMLHGLGIETGVDLERLTATSAWLAGVLGRPSPSRTVRALSHKE; this is encoded by the coding sequence ATGACCGAGCCGATCGCGACCCCGGCCGCCGGGCTGCCGATGGAGGTGGCCGCCGAGGGCCTGCCCACCCGCGTGCGGATCCACGAGGTCGGCCCGCGCGACGGCCTCCAGAACGAACAGACCGTCGTCCCCACCGAGACCAAGGCCGAGTTCATCCGCCGCCTGGCCGCCGCCGGGCTGCCGGTGATCGAGGCCACCAGCTTCGTGCACCCCAAGTGGGTGCCCCAACTCGCCGACGCCGAGCGGCTGTTCCCGATGCTGGACGGGCTGGACCCGCGGCAGCTCCCGGTGCTGGTGCCCAACGAGCGGGGCCTTTCCCGGGCCCTGGCGCTGGGCGCCCGCCGGATCGCGGTGTTCGGCAGCGCCACCGAGTCGTTCGCCAGGGCCAACCTCAACCGCACCGTCGACGAGGCGCTGGCCATGTTCGAACCGGTGGTCCGCCGCGCCCGGGACGAGAAGGTCCACGTCCGCGGCTACCTCTCGATGTGCTTCGGCGACCCCTGGGAGGGCCCGGTCCCGATCGCCCAGGTCGTGCGGGTCTGCCGGGCCCTGTTCGACCTGGGCTGCGACGAGTTGAGCCTGGGCGACACCATCGGCGTGGCCACCCCCGGCCACGTCCAGCACCTGCTCGCGGCGCTCAACGAGGCGGGCGTGCCGACCTCCGCGCTCGGCGTCCACTTCCACGACACCTACGGGCAGGCGCTCGCCAACACCTTCGCCGCGCTCCAGCACGGCGTCACCACCATCGACGCCTCGGCGGGCGGCCTGGGCGGCTGCCCGTACGCCAAGAGCGCCACCGGCAACCTCGCCACCGAAGACCTCGTGTGGATGCTGCACGGCCTCGGCATCGAGACCGGCGTCGACCTGGAGCGACTCACCGCGACCAGCGCCTGGCTGGCCGGGGTCCTGGGCCGCCCCAGCCCCTCGCGCACCGTCCGTGCCCTCTCCCACAAGGAGTGA
- a CDS encoding ATP-binding protein, with protein sequence MTSFATGLFDTVLVANRGEIAVRVIRTLRALGIRSVAVYSDADADARHVREADTAVRIGPAPAAESYLSIERLLDAAARTGAQAVHPGYGFLAENAAFARACTDAGLVFIGPPADAIDLMGDKIRAKETVRAAGVPVVPGSSGSGLTDDQLAAAAREIGMPVLLKPSAGGGGKGMRLVRDAALLADEIAAARREARSSFGDDTLLVERWIDRPRHIEIQVLADGHGNVLHLGERECSLQRRHQKIIEEAPSPLLDEATRAAMGAAAVQAARSCGYRGAGTVEFIVPGKDPAGYCFMEMNTRLQVEHPVTELAVSLGPDAGPLDLVAWQVRIAAGARLPHTQEEVTFTGHAIEARICAEDPSRDFLPTGGTVLTLREPAGDGVRTDSGLTEGVEVGSRYDPMLAKVIAHGPDRAGALRTLRAALAATVTLGVPTNAGFLRRLLAHPDVVSGELDTGLVERVAADLVAAGVPDEVYAAAAAVRQAALEPAADEAGWRDPFAAPTGFRLGGEPAPVRHWLRVPGHDPVAYDVRPGTAPERYEVTADEVTVTVDGVRHAFHRGGDWLGRDGDAWHVTDHDPVAEALRAAARGHGVDTLAAPMPGTVTVVKVAVGDEVSAGQGLLVVEAMKMEHVISAPHAGTVTELDVTPGSTVAMDQVLAVVAPHEDAAPQDDTAPRADEETTA encoded by the coding sequence ATGACCAGCTTCGCCACCGGCCTGTTCGACACCGTCCTGGTCGCCAACCGCGGGGAGATCGCGGTCCGCGTCATCCGGACGCTGCGCGCCCTCGGCATCCGCTCCGTCGCGGTCTACAGCGACGCGGACGCCGACGCCCGGCACGTCCGCGAGGCCGACACCGCGGTCCGGATCGGCCCGGCCCCGGCCGCGGAGAGCTATCTCTCCATCGAGCGCCTGCTGGACGCCGCCGCGCGCACCGGCGCCCAGGCCGTCCACCCCGGCTACGGCTTCCTCGCCGAGAACGCCGCCTTCGCCCGCGCCTGCACCGACGCCGGGCTGGTCTTCATCGGACCGCCGGCGGACGCCATCGACCTGATGGGCGACAAGATCCGAGCCAAGGAGACGGTCCGCGCCGCCGGCGTCCCGGTCGTCCCCGGCTCCTCCGGCAGCGGCCTGACCGACGACCAACTGGCCGCCGCCGCACGGGAGATCGGCATGCCGGTGCTGCTCAAGCCGTCCGCGGGCGGCGGCGGCAAGGGCATGCGCCTGGTGCGGGACGCCGCCCTCCTGGCCGACGAGATCGCCGCCGCCCGCCGCGAGGCCCGCTCCTCCTTCGGGGACGACACCCTGCTGGTGGAGCGGTGGATCGACCGGCCCCGGCACATCGAGATCCAGGTGCTGGCCGACGGCCACGGCAACGTCCTCCACCTCGGCGAGCGCGAGTGCTCCCTCCAGCGCCGCCACCAGAAGATCATCGAGGAGGCGCCCTCGCCCCTGCTGGACGAGGCCACCCGGGCCGCGATGGGCGCGGCGGCCGTCCAGGCGGCCCGCTCCTGCGGCTACCGCGGCGCCGGCACCGTCGAGTTCATCGTCCCCGGCAAGGACCCGGCCGGCTACTGCTTCATGGAGATGAACACCCGCCTCCAGGTGGAACACCCGGTCACCGAACTGGCCGTCTCCCTCGGCCCGGACGCCGGCCCGCTCGACCTCGTCGCGTGGCAGGTGCGGATCGCCGCCGGCGCCCGCCTGCCCCACACCCAGGAGGAGGTCACCTTCACCGGGCACGCGATCGAGGCCCGGATCTGCGCCGAGGACCCCTCCCGCGACTTCCTGCCGACCGGCGGCACCGTGCTGACCCTGCGTGAGCCGGCCGGCGACGGCGTGCGCACCGACTCCGGCCTCACCGAGGGCGTCGAGGTCGGCAGCCGCTACGACCCGATGCTCGCCAAGGTCATCGCGCACGGCCCCGACCGGGCCGGCGCCCTGCGCACGCTGCGGGCCGCGCTGGCCGCCACCGTCACCCTCGGCGTGCCCACCAACGCCGGCTTCCTGCGCCGGCTGCTGGCCCACCCGGACGTGGTCTCCGGCGAGTTGGACACCGGCCTGGTGGAGCGGGTGGCGGCCGACCTGGTGGCCGCCGGGGTGCCGGACGAGGTGTACGCGGCGGCCGCCGCGGTCCGGCAGGCCGCCCTGGAGCCGGCCGCCGACGAGGCCGGCTGGCGCGACCCGTTCGCCGCCCCCACCGGCTTCCGGCTCGGCGGCGAGCCCGCCCCGGTCCGCCACTGGCTGCGCGTCCCCGGGCACGACCCGGTGGCCTACGACGTCCGTCCCGGCACCGCCCCGGAGCGTTACGAGGTCACCGCGGACGAGGTGACCGTCACCGTCGACGGCGTCCGGCACGCCTTTCACCGCGGCGGCGACTGGCTGGGCCGGGACGGCGACGCCTGGCACGTCACCGACCACGACCCGGTGGCCGAGGCGCTGCGCGCGGCGGCCCGCGGGCACGGCGTGGACACCCTCGCCGCCCCGATGCCGGGCACCGTCACCGTCGTCAAGGTCGCGGTCGGCGACGAAGTGAGCGCCGGCCAGGGCCTGTTGGTGGTGGAGGCGATGAAGATGGAGCACGTGATCTCCGCCCCGCACGCCGGGACGGTCACCGAGTTGGACGTCACCCCCGGCAGCACGGTGGCCATGGACCAGGTCCTGGCCGTCGTCGCCCCGCACGAGGACGCCGCACCCCAGGACGACACCGCCCCGCGCGCCGACGAGGAGACCACGGCATGA
- a CDS encoding carboxyl transferase domain-containing protein, with the protein MEQAPVLASTADPASDAWRSNEAAHRELAGQLHAKLAAARLGGGEKARARHTARGKLLPRDRVDALLDPGSPFLELAPLAADGMYDGAAPAAGVIAGIGRVSGRETVIVANDATVKGGTYYPMTVKKHLRAQEVALENRLPCLYLVDSGGAFLPLQDEVFPDREHFGRIFYNQARMSGAGIPQIAAVLGSCTAGGAYVPAMSDEAVIVRNQGTIFLGGPPLVKAATGEVVSAEELGGGEVHSRTSGVTDHLAEDDAHALRIVRTIVATLGDRPPLPWTVRPVEEPKADPAGLYGAVPVDSRTPYDVREVIARIVDGSRFAEFKAEYGTTLVTGFAHLHGHPVGIVANNGILFSESAQKGAHFIELCDQRGIPLLFLQNISGFMVGRDYEAGGIAKHGAKMVTAVACTRVPKLTVVIGGSYGAGNYSMCGRAYSPRLMWMWPNAKISVMGGEQAASVLATVKRDQLAALNSGAGEEWSAEDEAAFKAPILAQYETQGNAYYATARLWDDGVIDPLETRQVLGLALTACANAPLGDPGFGVFRM; encoded by the coding sequence ATCGAGCAGGCACCGGTGCTGGCCAGCACCGCCGACCCGGCGTCCGACGCCTGGCGGTCCAACGAGGCCGCGCACCGCGAACTGGCCGGGCAACTGCACGCGAAGCTGGCCGCGGCCCGGCTGGGCGGCGGCGAGAAGGCCCGGGCCCGGCACACCGCCCGCGGCAAGCTGCTGCCCCGCGACCGGGTGGACGCCCTGTTGGACCCAGGCTCCCCGTTCCTGGAGCTGGCGCCGCTGGCCGCGGACGGGATGTACGACGGGGCCGCCCCGGCCGCCGGGGTGATCGCCGGCATCGGCCGGGTCAGCGGCCGGGAGACGGTGATCGTCGCCAACGACGCCACCGTCAAGGGCGGCACGTACTACCCGATGACGGTCAAGAAGCACCTGCGCGCCCAGGAGGTCGCGCTGGAGAACCGCCTGCCCTGCCTGTACCTGGTGGACTCCGGCGGCGCGTTCCTGCCGCTGCAGGACGAAGTCTTCCCCGACCGCGAGCACTTCGGCCGGATCTTCTACAACCAGGCGCGGATGTCCGGCGCCGGCATCCCGCAGATCGCCGCGGTCCTCGGCTCCTGCACGGCCGGCGGCGCCTACGTCCCGGCGATGAGCGACGAGGCGGTGATCGTGCGGAACCAGGGCACGATCTTCCTCGGCGGACCGCCGCTGGTGAAGGCCGCCACCGGAGAGGTCGTCAGCGCCGAGGAGTTGGGCGGCGGCGAGGTGCACTCCCGCACCTCCGGCGTCACCGACCACCTCGCCGAGGACGACGCGCACGCCCTGCGGATCGTCCGCACCATCGTCGCCACCCTCGGCGACCGCCCGCCGCTCCCCTGGACCGTCCGGCCCGTCGAGGAGCCCAAGGCCGACCCCGCCGGGCTCTACGGCGCGGTGCCGGTGGACTCCCGCACCCCCTACGACGTCCGCGAGGTGATCGCCCGGATCGTCGACGGCTCGCGCTTCGCCGAGTTCAAGGCCGAGTACGGCACCACCCTGGTCACCGGCTTCGCCCACCTCCACGGCCACCCGGTGGGCATCGTCGCCAACAACGGCATCCTGTTCTCCGAATCCGCCCAGAAGGGCGCCCACTTCATCGAGCTGTGCGACCAGCGCGGCATCCCGCTGCTCTTCCTCCAGAACATCTCCGGCTTCATGGTCGGCCGCGACTACGAGGCCGGTGGCATCGCCAAGCACGGCGCGAAGATGGTCACCGCGGTCGCCTGTACCCGCGTCCCCAAGTTGACCGTCGTCATCGGCGGCTCCTACGGGGCGGGCAACTACTCGATGTGCGGCCGGGCCTACTCCCCCCGCCTGATGTGGATGTGGCCCAACGCCAAGATCTCGGTGATGGGCGGCGAACAGGCCGCCTCCGTCCTCGCCACCGTCAAGCGCGACCAGTTGGCTGCGTTGAATTCCGGTGCAGGCGAGGAGTGGAGCGCCGAGGACGAGGCCGCCTTCAAGGCCCCGATCCTCGCCCAGTACGAGACCCAGGGCAACGCCTACTACGCGACCGCCCGACTGTGGGACGACGGGGTCATCGACCCCCTGGAGACCCGCCAGGTCCTCGGCCTGGCGCTGACCGCCTGCGCCAACGCCCCCCTGGGCGACCCCGGCTTCGGCGTCTTCCGGATGTGA
- a CDS encoding SACE_7040 family transcriptional regulator, which translates to MSNAHVPAPTSRREQILKEAARLFAERGFHGVGVDEIGAAVGISGPGLYRHFAGKDAMLAELLVGISERLLAGGQMRIEEGGETPAAVLDALIDGHIDFALDDRPLITLHDRELDRLRDADRKRVRQLQRQYVELWVAVVRQVHPESSESEVRAAVHAVFGLLNSTPHLGRPGSLPGRTEMARLLHRLALGAFGAVDGDGAGPGAGRTAAAASRRAG; encoded by the coding sequence ATGAGCAATGCGCACGTCCCCGCCCCGACCAGCCGCCGCGAGCAGATCCTCAAGGAGGCCGCCCGCCTCTTCGCCGAGCGCGGCTTCCACGGCGTCGGCGTGGACGAGATAGGGGCGGCCGTGGGCATCTCGGGGCCCGGCCTCTACCGGCACTTCGCCGGCAAGGACGCGATGCTCGCCGAGCTCCTCGTCGGGATCAGCGAGCGACTGCTGGCCGGCGGGCAGATGCGGATCGAGGAGGGCGGCGAGACCCCCGCCGCGGTGCTCGACGCGCTGATCGACGGCCACATCGACTTCGCGCTCGACGACCGGCCCCTGATCACCCTGCACGACCGCGAGTTGGACCGGCTGCGGGACGCCGACCGCAAGCGGGTGCGGCAGCTCCAGCGGCAGTACGTCGAGCTGTGGGTGGCGGTCGTCCGGCAGGTCCACCCCGAGTCGTCAGAGTCCGAGGTGCGGGCGGCGGTGCACGCGGTCTTCGGGCTGCTGAACTCCACTCCGCACCTGGGGCGGCCCGGCTCCCTCCCGGGCCGCACGGAGATGGCCCGGCTGCTGCACCGGCTGGCGCTGGGGGCGTTCGGGGCGGTGGACGGCGACGGGGCGGGGCCGGGCGCGGGGCGGACGGCCGCCGCGGCGTCCCGACGGGCCGGCTGA
- a CDS encoding acyl-CoA dehydrogenase family protein, whose amino-acid sequence MRRTVFNEDHEAFRATIRAFIEAEVVPVHDDWYAAGQVPRDFYYKLAELGIFGIRVPEEYGGAGIDSHKFEAVMYEETARAGVSFGGSGVHVLLGLPYLQMLATDEQKKRYLPKFVSGEEMWALAMTEPGTGSDLAGMKTTAKLSADGTHYVLNGAKTFITGGVHADRVIVCARTAAPREDDRRHGISLFAVDTTSAGYSIGRKLDKLGLRVSDTAELAFVDVKVPVEDLLGEENKGFSYLGRNLPSERWGIAFGAYAQAKAAVRFAQEYVRERTVFGKAVASFQNTKFELAACQAEVDAAEAVADRALEALDAGELTAAEAASAKLFCTEVAHRVIDRCLQLHGGYGFMNEYPIARLYADNRVNRIYGGTSEVMKSIIAKSMGL is encoded by the coding sequence ATGCGTCGCACGGTGTTCAACGAGGACCACGAGGCGTTCCGCGCGACCATACGCGCCTTCATTGAGGCCGAGGTGGTGCCCGTCCACGACGACTGGTACGCCGCGGGCCAGGTCCCCCGCGACTTCTACTACAAGCTCGCCGAGCTGGGCATCTTCGGCATCCGCGTCCCCGAGGAGTACGGCGGCGCCGGCATCGACTCGCACAAGTTCGAGGCCGTGATGTACGAGGAGACCGCCCGCGCCGGCGTCTCCTTCGGCGGTTCCGGCGTCCACGTCCTGCTCGGCCTGCCCTACCTCCAGATGCTCGCCACCGACGAGCAGAAGAAGCGCTACCTGCCCAAGTTCGTCTCCGGCGAGGAGATGTGGGCGCTGGCGATGACCGAGCCGGGCACCGGCTCCGACCTCGCCGGCATGAAGACCACCGCCAAGCTTTCCGCGGACGGCACCCACTACGTCCTCAACGGCGCCAAGACCTTCATCACCGGCGGCGTGCACGCCGACCGCGTCATCGTCTGCGCCCGCACCGCGGCGCCGCGCGAGGACGACCGTCGCCACGGCATCTCCCTCTTCGCCGTCGACACCACGTCCGCCGGCTACTCCATCGGCCGCAAGCTGGACAAGCTGGGCCTGAGGGTCTCCGACACCGCCGAGTTGGCGTTCGTCGACGTCAAGGTGCCCGTCGAGGACCTGCTCGGCGAGGAGAACAAGGGCTTCTCCTACCTCGGCCGGAACCTCCCCTCCGAGCGCTGGGGCATCGCCTTCGGCGCCTACGCGCAGGCCAAGGCCGCCGTCCGGTTCGCCCAGGAGTACGTCCGGGAGCGGACCGTCTTCGGCAAGGCCGTCGCCTCCTTCCAGAACACCAAGTTCGAACTGGCCGCCTGCCAGGCCGAGGTGGACGCCGCCGAGGCCGTCGCCGACCGTGCCCTGGAGGCCCTCGACGCCGGCGAGCTGACGGCGGCCGAGGCCGCCTCCGCCAAGCTCTTCTGCACCGAGGTCGCCCACCGCGTCATCGACCGCTGCCTCCAACTGCACGGCGGCTACGGCTTCATGAACGAGTACCCGATCGCCCGCCTCTACGCCGACAACCGCGTCAACCGCATCTACGGCGGCACCAGCGAGGTCATGAAGTCCATCATCGCCAAGTCCATGGGCCTGTAG
- a CDS encoding acyl-CoA thioesterase, with the protein MNDALRSLLDLLDLERIEQDIFRGWSRASVVPRVFGGQVAAQALVAAGRTVPADRPPHSLHAYFLRPGDPGAPLVYTVDRIRDGRSFTTRRVVAVQHGKPIFHLTASFHADEEAALEHQETMPAAPDPLELPTATELLPRHAERYLSPEVAERLRQARAAIDLRYVDEPPYATVGRPREPRSQVWFRTQDKLDDDCAIPRPLLDVCLVTYVSDMTLLDSVLLAHGRGGWAVGDVVGASLDHAMWFHRPLRADEWLLYDQESPTSQSGRGLGQGRIFTADGQLVVTVMQEGVVRVPR; encoded by the coding sequence GTGAACGACGCACTCCGGTCACTGCTCGACCTGCTCGACCTGGAGCGGATCGAGCAGGACATCTTCCGCGGGTGGAGCCGGGCCTCGGTCGTGCCCCGGGTCTTCGGCGGCCAGGTCGCCGCGCAGGCCCTGGTGGCGGCGGGCCGCACGGTCCCCGCGGACCGGCCACCCCACTCGCTCCACGCCTACTTCCTCCGCCCCGGCGACCCCGGCGCCCCCCTCGTCTACACCGTCGACCGGATCCGCGACGGCCGGTCCTTCACCACCCGCCGGGTCGTCGCCGTCCAGCACGGCAAGCCGATCTTCCACCTCACCGCGTCCTTCCACGCGGACGAGGAGGCGGCGCTGGAGCACCAGGAGACGATGCCGGCGGCGCCCGACCCGCTGGAACTGCCCACCGCCACCGAGCTGTTGCCCCGCCACGCCGAGCGCTACCTCTCACCGGAGGTCGCCGAGCGGCTGCGTCAGGCCCGCGCCGCGATCGACCTGCGGTACGTCGACGAGCCGCCCTACGCCACCGTCGGCCGACCGCGCGAACCCCGCTCCCAGGTCTGGTTCCGCACCCAGGACAAGCTGGACGACGACTGCGCGATCCCCCGCCCGCTCCTCGACGTCTGCCTGGTCACCTACGTCTCCGACATGACGCTGCTGGACTCGGTCCTGCTGGCGCACGGGCGCGGCGGATGGGCGGTCGGCGACGTGGTCGGCGCGAGCCTCGACCACGCGATGTGGTTCCACCGGCCCCTGCGTGCCGACGAGTGGCTCCTCTACGACCAGGAGTCCCCCACCTCCCAGTCCGGCCGCGGCCTCGGCCAGGGCCGCATCTTCACCGCCGACGGCCAGCTGGTGGTGACGGTGATGCAGGAGGGGGTTGTGCGGGTGCCGAGGTGA
- a CDS encoding phosphatase: protein MPIAAAAPSRAELVDHLVRTRIAGEVATPRENNLLHYRRLANGDRHYWFGLELGDRWTDEQDVLAVMAERCGVSDDPNHRQGQDTIDPELTVDALDRAAAVLRKAAADRQRVLFATGHPGGLLDVHRATAQALRAHGCEIMVIPDGLQADDGMVFQFGDVAMLERGATLWHTHSPAPMAAILDALAPADHPDLVMADHGWAGCAAQRAIPAIGFADCNDPALFLAESEGTLQVTVPLDDHVRSPRHYDPLTNYLLNAAGLD, encoded by the coding sequence ATGCCGATAGCCGCTGCTGCCCCCTCGCGTGCCGAACTCGTCGACCATCTCGTACGGACCCGGATCGCGGGTGAGGTCGCCACCCCCCGCGAGAACAACCTCCTCCACTACCGCCGGCTCGCGAACGGCGACCGCCACTACTGGTTCGGCCTGGAGCTGGGCGACCGTTGGACGGACGAGCAGGACGTGCTGGCCGTGATGGCGGAGCGCTGCGGCGTCAGCGACGACCCGAACCACCGGCAGGGCCAGGACACCATCGACCCGGAACTGACCGTCGACGCGCTGGACCGCGCGGCCGCCGTGCTGCGCAAGGCCGCCGCCGACCGCCAGCGGGTCCTGTTCGCCACCGGCCACCCCGGCGGTCTGCTGGACGTCCACCGCGCCACGGCCCAAGCGCTGCGCGCCCACGGCTGCGAGATCATGGTGATCCCCGACGGGCTCCAGGCCGACGACGGCATGGTCTTCCAGTTCGGCGACGTGGCGATGCTGGAGCGCGGCGCCACCTTGTGGCACACCCACTCCCCCGCTCCGATGGCCGCGATCCTCGACGCCCTGGCCCCCGCTGACCACCCCGACCTGGTCATGGCCGACCACGGCTGGGCGGGCTGCGCCGCCCAACGCGCCATCCCCGCCATCGGCTTCGCCGACTGCAACGACCCGGCCCTCTTCCTCGCCGAATCCGAGGGCACCCTCCAGGTGACCGTCCCCCTCGACGACCACGTCCGCAGCCCCCGCCACTACGACCCGCTGACCAACTACCTGCTCAACGCGGCGGGGTTGGACTGA
- the speB gene encoding agmatinase: MTTASNGPVGPVDSSRVPRYAGPATFARLPRLDEVGGRTDVAVVGVPFDTGVSYRPGARFGGNAIREASRLLRPYNPAQDASPFALAQVADAGDIAANPFNINEAVETIEAAADDLLASGARMMTLGGDHTIALPLLRSVAKKHGPVALLHFDAHLDTWDTYFGAEYTHGTPFRRAVEEGILDTSALSHVGTRGPLYGKKDLTDDEKMGFGIVTSADVYRRGADEVADQLRQRIGDRPLYISIDIDCLDPAHAPGTGTPEAGGMTSRELLEILRGLASCNLVSADVVEVAPAYDHAEITAVAASHTAYELTTIMSRQIADARG, translated from the coding sequence ATGACCACCGCATCGAACGGGCCCGTGGGCCCCGTCGACTCCTCCCGTGTTCCGCGCTACGCAGGGCCCGCGACCTTCGCCCGGCTGCCCCGCCTCGACGAGGTCGGCGGCCGTACCGATGTCGCCGTCGTCGGTGTCCCCTTCGACACCGGCGTCTCCTACCGGCCGGGCGCCCGCTTCGGTGGCAACGCGATCCGCGAGGCGTCGCGGCTGCTGCGGCCGTACAACCCGGCGCAGGACGCCTCGCCGTTCGCGCTGGCGCAGGTCGCGGACGCCGGGGACATCGCGGCCAACCCGTTCAACATCAACGAGGCCGTGGAGACCATCGAGGCCGCCGCGGACGACCTGCTGGCCTCCGGTGCCCGGATGATGACGCTCGGTGGCGACCACACCATCGCGCTGCCGCTGCTGCGCTCGGTCGCCAAGAAGCACGGGCCGGTGGCGCTGCTGCACTTCGATGCCCACCTGGACACCTGGGACACCTACTTCGGCGCGGAGTACACCCACGGGACGCCGTTCCGCCGGGCCGTCGAGGAGGGCATCCTCGACACCTCCGCGCTCTCCCACGTCGGCACCCGCGGTCCGCTCTACGGCAAGAAGGACCTCACCGACGACGAGAAGATGGGCTTCGGCATCGTCACCTCCGCGGACGTCTACCGTCGCGGCGCCGACGAGGTCGCCGACCAGTTGCGCCAGCGCATCGGCGACCGCCCGCTCTACATCTCCATCGACATCGACTGCCTGGACCCGGCGCACGCCCCCGGCACCGGCACCCCCGAGGCCGGCGGCATGACCTCCCGCGAACTGCTGGAGATCCTGCGCGGGTTGGCGTCCTGCAACCTGGTCTCCGCGGACGTGGTGGAGGTCGCCCCCGCCTACGACCACGCCGAGATCACCGCCGTCGCCGCCTCGCACACCGCCTACGAGCTGACCACGATCATGTCCCGCCAGATCGCGGACGCACGCGGCTGA